The sequence CGGACAGGAGCCTGATCTTCTTCATGTTCATGATGCGGGCCAGCTCGATCCGGCCCCGATTGATGCGGGACTTGACGGTTCCGAGGGGGATCCGGAACTGGTCGGCGATTTCCTCATAGCTCAATCCTTCGATCTCCCGGAGGAGCAGCGCGGCGCGCAGGTCGGGCGAGAGCGTCCGCAGGCAGTCGTGGACGAATTCGATCCGCTCTTTTTGCTCCAACTGCCTGGCCGGATCTGAAGCGCCGCCGGTGGGGAAATCCAGCTTCTCCAGCTCGTCGGTCCCACCCACGCGAATCCAGCCCTTCTTTTCCTTCCTCAGGTTGTCGATCAGGTGGTTGCGCGCCATGACCATCATCCAGTTCTTGAATTCACCCCGCTGTTTCTGAAAGGAGTCCAGCGACCGGTAGATCTTCATGAAAATCTCCTGGGTCATGTCCTCGGCTCGATCGAACCGGGTCGTGAAGCGGTACGCGATGTTGTAGATGAGCTTCTGGTGACGGTAGACAAGCTGTGCCCACGCATCGTGATCTCCTTGAAGGCAGCACTCGACTAAGACCTGATCCGATTGCGGTTCCAACCGGTGCTCCTTTCATGACTCCCGCTTACAAGAACGTAGGCGGGCGCCAAAAAGTTCCACTCTTGAATAGAGATTAATAATTCAATCTGAGAATCTATTGTAACCGACCACAGGGCGGCCACAAACAAAAAAGCCTTCCGTTGCCGGAAGGCTTGAAAGATGGTGCCGAAGGCGGGACTTGAACC is a genomic window of Acidobacteriota bacterium containing:
- a CDS encoding RNA polymerase sigma factor, encoding MEPQSDQVLVECCLQGDHDAWAQLVYRHQKLIYNIAYRFTTRFDRAEDMTQEIFMKIYRSLDSFQKQRGEFKNWMMVMARNHLIDNLRKEKKGWIRVGGTDELEKLDFPTGGASDPARQLEQKERIEFVHDCLRTLSPDLRAALLLREIEGLSYEEIADQFRIPLGTVKSRINRGRIELARIMNMKKIRLLSGQQEPLLER